From the genome of Pseudomonas hamedanensis:
CTCGCTGAAACCCAGCGTCTCGGCAATCCGATAGATCGGCAGTTGATCCTCACACAACATCTGCTTGGCCCGCTCGAAGCGCAGCTCATCGAGCAGTTCCTGATAACTGCTGCCCATGTCTTTCAGATGTCGGCGCAAGGTACGCGGCGAGCATTTCATCTGCTGCGCCAAACCTTCCAGCCCCGGCGCAGCATTCAACTGAGCGCCGAGCAACTGCCGAATCCGCCCCAGCCAGGCCTGGCGCCCGGTGAATTCCAGATTCTGCTTGCGGCAGCGCTCAGCCATGGCTTGATGGGTAATGGCGTCGGCCAGTGGCAACGGTTGATCCAGCCAGTGACGGTCAAAAGCGAATGCGTTGTCTTTGGCCGAAAAGTGCAAGGGCGAGTCGAAGGGGTCGGCATAGCTGTCCCGGTAGTCCGGCGCGGCATGTTCGAAACGCGTGGCGCGTAGCGGCAGCGGATGGCCGAGCAAGTCGTCACAGATGACTTTCAGCGAGACCAGGCAAAATTCGGCATTGAACACGGCCATGGCCGGGCTTTCGCGATAATCGGCGGCGACGAACCAGACCTGTTCGCCAGCGTCTTCCACGCTCAGTTCGAAAAGTGTTCCCAACAGCGCCGGATAGCGGATCGCCAAACGCAAAGCGTCACCGAAGGTGGCACAGGTCAGCAGTGCATATCCGAGCATGCCGTAACAGGACACGTGCATGCGCCGGCCCAGTTCGAGGCCGATGTCACGCTTGAGCGCGACGGCGTTGGTGCAGACCTGCATTTCCTGATGGGTGGTGATACGCGTGTCGGCACGCTGCAGATCCGCCGCTACGATGCCGCTGCCGGCCAACAGCGCCTCGCTCGACAGGCCTTCTGCCTTGAACGTGTTGAGGATCAGCGAGACGGCGTTGAGGGTGGTGAGGTGAGAGTGCAGCATAAGAGGTTTCCCGAACTTGGATGGGGATACCCCAGCAATTTATGTGCCGCTCAAAATAATTTGTAATGTTGAGAGTATATTGAAAGTGAAACTTTCAGCTGCTGGATAGAGATTATAAATTTAAAAATTCATGGTTTCTAAAGTTAACGCTAAAGCTGTAAGTGATTCGAGTGGTACAAGAGGCATGCCAATTTTAAGGTTTAAGCTGCGCTTGGTCTACTGTCAGAAATTACAGGTTTTTGGCCCGATGTTAACCGTTTGTCCAATATTTTTATTTATAAGTGTTTTTTTTGACAGCTCCATAAGTCGGGTCTAGTTTGCCAGTGGACGTTGCGATTTTTCAGTAAATATGAACTTTGACTTAATGTATCGCCAAGGAGCTTTAAAATGAGCCATTCACAATCTAAAGAATTTTCGCTGGAATTTTTCGAAGGCAGCAAGAAGGCACTTCAAGGCCAAATCACTGTGGAGGTTGACGGTCAACAGCAAAAGTTTCCGGTCATTCACGCCGAAGTCCGTGCAAACGACATTTTTTTGGACTTCGAGATGAGCGGCGGAGATCCGGGCCGCAATAATATTATTGGCATGGTAATCGGCAAAGCTTATTTGAATAAGAGAGTGGAGTTTGTAGGGCACGGCGACCCTGTTTATTTGTTATTTCAGGATTCTGTGCAAGAGTGGGTGGCGATCGAGGGCTGGATTCGAGTGGAGTGGCAAGAGGGCAGTAAAAAAATCGCAGGATTGCTGGATAATGTGCAGGGCGATAGAGACGGTAACTCCAAACTCACCGCCGGAAAATTTGAAGTTACATTGGATTGATTGTTTAAACCTTCCTGCATCCATTTTGCAGGAAGGTTTATTTATGACGACAACTGTATTGGCCAGCGCTGGTCAGACAAGCTCGCCAGACAGGTCGAGCTCAACCAGTTGACGAACTTCCTGTGTGTTAAGCCCTGCACCGATCAGACCGTGTAACTTGCCGAACGCCGCCTCGCGCGTCATGCCGCCACCGGACAACACGCCAACACCCCGCAAGCGGCTGCCAGCCTCGTAGACATCCAGCTCGACCCCACCTTCTTGGCATTGCGTCACTGCCACCACCACCACGCCGTTATCCCGTGCGCGGCCAAGGCTGGCGAGGAATTGCGGGTTGTCGCTCGGCCCGGTACCGCTGCCGTAACATTCCAGCACCAGACCTTGAATGCCGCTGTCGAGCAGGCCGTCGAGGATTTCGGCGCTGATGCCGGGGAACAGCGGCAGCACCGCGACGTTCGCCAGTTGCCTGGGCTGGTTGTAGTTCAGAGAGGCAGGGATCGAAGCGGCTTTCGCTCCGCCGCCCTGACGCTCCAGGCGTTGGAACGGATGGCGGCCGAAGCTGCGCACTTTCGCGCAACGGGTCGGGTCCAGCAACTCACCGTGGAAATACAGGTGCACACCCGGTGCCAGGCCCTGACCGAGAGCAACCAGCGCGCCGCTGAGGTTTTCCCAGGCGTCGCTGTCGGTCACGCCCGCCGGCAACATCGAGCCGGTGAAACACACCCGGGCGTGCAGGCCGAGCAACTGGAAGCTCATCGCGGCCGCGCTGTAGGCCAGCGTGTCGGTGCCGTGCAGGATCAGCACGCTGTCGCAGCCTTGTACGTCAACGGCATCGACCACCGCTTCGCGCAGTTGCTGCCAATAGGCCGGGGTCATGTTGGCGCTGTCGATCAGCGGCGACATCTCGCGGAAACGCCACTGCGGCACGACGAGTTCAGGCTGGCTGTGCAGATAGTCGCGCATCCGTGTTTCGAAACCGGACGCCGGAGCCAGACCGTTGGCGCTGGCCTGCATGCCGATGGTGCCACCGGTATAGAGCACCATGACGTGTTGAGCGGCGGGATAGGAATTGGCAATCATCTGAGATCTCCACAAGAGATGACATTGTAGGAGTGAGCCTGCTCGCGATGGCGGTTCATCATTCAACATTGATGTTGGCTGAAAGACAGCTATCGCGAGCAGGCTCGCTCCTACAAGTTATTGCACCACAATAACCGACGGGCGCAGGGGATGCGCCCGTCATTTACCTGTCAGCGTTGCGCAGCAGGTACGCCTTGCGGCGCAGTTTCAGTGTTGCCCTCAACTGCCGGCGGGTTGACCGGCCAGGCGTTGCGATCCAGATCGAGATCGGCGAATTTGCTGGAATCGAACACTGGCTGTTTGACGCCGGCGCGGCGCTGCTCGTCGTAGTCGCGCATCACCCGCAGGCCTACCTTGAACAGCATGGCCAGGGCCACCAGGTTAACGAAGGCCAGGCAGGTCATGGTGATGTCGGCGAAGGCGAACACGGTCGACAGGTCCTGCATCGAACCCCATACCACCAGCGCCAGCACCAGGCCGCGGAAAAGCATCAGCAGGGCGCGGTTCCGACTGAGGAACTGCAAGCTGTTCTCGCCCAGATAGTAGTTGTAGAGAATGCAGGTGAAGACGAACAGCGACAGCGCGACGCTGACGAACATGCGACCCCAGTCACCGACCACGGCGGCGAGCGAGTTCTGGGTCAGGACAATGCCGTCACCTTCGAAGCCTGGCGTATAGAAGCCCGACAGCAGGATCAGCAGCGCGGTGCAGGTGCAGATCACGAAAGTGTCGAGGAACACACTGAAAGCCTGGACCACGCCCTGCGCGCCCGGGTGTTTCACGGCGGCCACGGCGGCGACGTTCGGTGCACTGCCCAGACCCGCTTCGTTGGCGAACACGCCACGCTTCACGCCCATGACGATGGCGCTGCCGAGCAGACCGGCAAAGGCCGGGTCAAGGCCGAAGGCGCTCTTGAAGATGGTTTCCAGCATGGCAGGCACGTGCTCGATCTGAGTACCGATCACGTACAGGGTCACGCCGATATAGGCCAGCGTCTTGATCGGTACCAGCAGGTCGGACACCGAGGCGATGCGCTTGATACCGCCGATGAAGGTGATGGCCAGCAGCACCGCCAGGACAATGCCGGTGTGCTGTGGGTTGAAGTCAAAGGCGTTCTGCAGCGAGTGAGTCACGGTGTAGGACTGCAGGCCAATGAAGGCGAAGCCGTAAGTGACCAGCAGCAGAACGGAGAACACTATTGCCATGCCCTTGAGCTTGAGCCCGTGCTGGATGTAGTAGGCCGGGCCGCCACGGTACAGGCCGTCGCCATCGGCGCGCTTGTAGACCTGAGCCAGGGTGCATTCGAAGAAGCTGCTGGACATGCCGACCAGCGCGGTCACCCACATCCAGAACACCGCACCCGGACCACCGAGGGTCACGGCGATGCCGACACCGGCGATGTTGCCGGCACCGACGCGGCCGGCGAGGCTGAGCATCAAGGCCTGGAACGAGCTGAGCTGTCCGGCGCTGCCTTTGAGGCTGTCGCGGAACACCGCGAACATGTGGAAGAAATGCCGCAATTGAACGAAACGCGAGCGAATCGTGAAGTAGCTACCGAGCCCGACAATGAGCACGATCAGTACTTTCCCTGAGAGGAAGTCGTTGATGACTTCGAGCATGGATTTTTCCTCGCTGTTTTTTGTGGGTGCAAATGCTGGATCGGAGAAACATCGTGTTACACCGGTCTGCGCGCGGCACGACGGGTGAGGCGAAGGTTTCGTCCCGGATCCATATCGCGGGTTTTGTTATTAGTTCGGGTTTCGCATGGGTTTGGGCCTCGTTACCGACGACCGCTCACGCGAAGAGGGGCGGCACTATACCGATCAGTGGCGCGCCCGTCTGCACGGTTGTGGTGCAAGCGATGAAACGAAGCTTTGAAACACCTTGTGGCGAGGGGATTTATCCCCGTTCGGCTGCGAAGCAGTCGTAAACCGTTGCACGCGGTGTTTCTGATACATCCTTATTCCTGGTATCGGGGCCGCTTCGCGACCCAACGGGGATAAATCCCCTCGCCACAAGGGTTCACCTCCATATTGTTCAGTCCTCTACATTCGGGTCTCAGGATCAAACGGTTAAAAAAAAGGGCTCGGGGACAAAATCCCCAAGCCCTCAAAAGGTGAGAGGTGTCTAGTCCCTCGACCTGGTGAGCGGTGCTACAAGTGCGTCGGTTCAGGCTTTGAGCGGAACCAGGCGCGGGGCAATCATGTTTTCCGGGCGCAGGATGTCGGCGAGCATGGCTTCGTCGAGCAGGCCTTCTTCGCGCACCAGTTCCAGCACGCCGCGGCCGCTTTCAAGGGCGAGGCCGGCGATGCGCGTGGCGTTTTTGTAGCCGATGTAGGGGTTCAGTGCGGTGACCAGACCGATCGAGTGTTCGACCAGTTCACGGCAGCGCGCTTCGTTGGCGGTGATGCCGACGATGCAGTGTTCGCGCAGCATGTCCATGGCGCGCTGCAGCAGGCGGATCGAGTCGAAGATCTTGAAGGCGATCAACGGCTCCATCACGTTCAGTTGCAACTGACCGCCTTCGGCGGCCATGGTCAGCGCCAGATCGTTGCCGATGACCTGGAAGGCCACCTGGTTCACGGCTTCCGGAATCACCGGGTTGACCTTGCCGGGCATGATCGAACTGCCTGGCTGACGCGCCGGCAAGTTGATTTCGTTGATGCCGGTACGTGGGCCGCTGGACAGCAGGCGCAGGTCGTTGCAGATCTTCGACAGCTTGACCGCGGTGCGCTTGAGCATGCCGGAGAACAGCACGAAGGCGCCCATGTCGGAGGTCGCTTCGATCAGGTCGGCCGCCGGAACCAGCGGTTGACCGCTGATCAGCGCCAGACGCTGAACCGCCAGCGCCTGATAACGCGGATCGGCGTTGATGCCGGTGCCGATCGCGGTGCCGCCCAGGTTCACTTCGGTCAGCAGTTCCGGAGCCAGTGTCTTCAGACGCGCGAGGTCTTCGCCCATGGTGGTGGCGAACGCGCGGAACTCCTGGCCGAGGGTCATCGGCACGGCGTCTTGCAGTTGGGTACGGCCCATTTTCAGGACGTGGTCGAACTCTTTCCCCTTGGCCGCGAACGCCTGGATCAGGCTGTCGAGGCTGGCCAGCAGGGTGTCGTGACCCAGCAGCAGACCCAGACGGATCGCGGTCGGGTAGGCGTCGTTGGTCGACTGCGCCATGTTCACGTCGTCGTTCGGGTGCAGGTACTGGTACTCGCCTTTCTGGTGACCCATGGCTTCGAGAGCAATGTTGGCGATCACTTCGTTGGCGTTCATGTTGGTGGACGTACCGGCGCCACCCTGAATCATGTCGACCACGAACTCTTCGTGGTAATCACCGCGGATCAATCGTGCACAGGCTTCGCTGATGGCAGCGTGCTTGGCTTCGCTCAGATGGCCCAACTCACGGTTGGCGTCAGCGGCGGCCTGTTTGACCATCGCCAGGCCGACAACCAGTTTCGGGTAGTGCGAAATCGGAACGCCGGAGAGACGGAAGTTATTCACCGCTCGCAGGGTCTGGATGCCGTAATACGCTTGAGCGGGTACTTCGAGGGCGCCAAGCAGGTCGGTTTCTGTGCGGAAAGATGCAGCGGAGGACATGATAGAAATCATCTCGATAAGGACCCGGTCTGTGCCGGAACGCTGCGAATGCTAGGCTTGTAGGAATTTTTGGGCCAATGCTGTTCAGCACTGCCCTATGCACATTCGGCATAATGCCGATGTGACGCCGCCTGTGCGGCAGACGTGTGACCTGTTTTGGTGCGTGTCCGGGAGGACGTGATGAATCTGGAAAGCAAATGGCTCGAGGACTTCAGTGCTCTGGCCGCCACCCGCAGCTTCTCGCAGGCCGCCGAACGGCGCTTCGTGACTCAGCCGGCGTTCAGTCGGCGGATCCGCAGCCTCGAAGCGGCGCTGGGCCTGACGCTGGTCAACCGGTCGCGCACGCCGGTCGAACTGACGGCGGCGGGGCAGTTGTTTCTGGTTACCGCGCGCACCGTGGTCGAACAACTTGGTGAAGTGCTGCGCCACCTGCATCATCTGGAAGGCGGGCAGGGCGAAGTGATGCAAGTCGCTGCGGCTCACTCGCTCGCGCTGGGTTTCTTTCCCCGCTGGATCGCCCAGTTGCGCAACGAAGGGTTGAACATCGCCACACGTCTGGTGGCGACCAACGTCGGCGATGCGGTGCATGCGTTGCGCGAGGGCGGTTGCGATCTGATGCTGGCGTTCTACGACCCCGATGCGG
Proteins encoded in this window:
- the aspA gene encoding aspartate ammonia-lyase; this translates as MSSAASFRTETDLLGALEVPAQAYYGIQTLRAVNNFRLSGVPISHYPKLVVGLAMVKQAAADANRELGHLSEAKHAAISEACARLIRGDYHEEFVVDMIQGGAGTSTNMNANEVIANIALEAMGHQKGEYQYLHPNDDVNMAQSTNDAYPTAIRLGLLLGHDTLLASLDSLIQAFAAKGKEFDHVLKMGRTQLQDAVPMTLGQEFRAFATTMGEDLARLKTLAPELLTEVNLGGTAIGTGINADPRYQALAVQRLALISGQPLVPAADLIEATSDMGAFVLFSGMLKRTAVKLSKICNDLRLLSSGPRTGINEINLPARQPGSSIMPGKVNPVIPEAVNQVAFQVIGNDLALTMAAEGGQLQLNVMEPLIAFKIFDSIRLLQRAMDMLREHCIVGITANEARCRELVEHSIGLVTALNPYIGYKNATRIAGLALESGRGVLELVREEGLLDEAMLADILRPENMIAPRLVPLKA
- a CDS encoding LysR substrate-binding domain-containing protein, whose amino-acid sequence is MNLESKWLEDFSALAATRSFSQAAERRFVTQPAFSRRIRSLEAALGLTLVNRSRTPVELTAAGQLFLVTARTVVEQLGEVLRHLHHLEGGQGEVMQVAAAHSLALGFFPRWIAQLRNEGLNIATRLVATNVGDAVHALREGGCDLMLAFYDPDAAMQMDPEIFPSLHLGQTEMLPVCAADAEGKPLFDLEGDASVPLLAYSAGAFLGRSVNGLLRQRQLRFTTVYETAMADSLKSMALEGLGIAWVPQLSVRAELARGELVVCGGPQWHVPLEIRLYRCALVRKANVRLLWRKLEGGAAQSS
- a CDS encoding AraC family transcriptional regulator translates to MLHSHLTTLNAVSLILNTFKAEGLSSEALLAGSGIVAADLQRADTRITTHQEMQVCTNAVALKRDIGLELGRRMHVSCYGMLGYALLTCATFGDALRLAIRYPALLGTLFELSVEDAGEQVWFVAADYRESPAMAVFNAEFCLVSLKVICDDLLGHPLPLRATRFEHAAPDYRDSYADPFDSPLHFSAKDNAFAFDRHWLDQPLPLADAITHQAMAERCRKQNLEFTGRQAWLGRIRQLLGAQLNAAPGLEGLAQQMKCSPRTLRRHLKDMGSSYQELLDELRFERAKQMLCEDQLPIYRIAETLGFSETASFRHAFVRWSGVAPSQFRPH
- a CDS encoding alanine/glycine:cation symporter family protein, which translates into the protein MLEVINDFLSGKVLIVLIVGLGSYFTIRSRFVQLRHFFHMFAVFRDSLKGSAGQLSSFQALMLSLAGRVGAGNIAGVGIAVTLGGPGAVFWMWVTALVGMSSSFFECTLAQVYKRADGDGLYRGGPAYYIQHGLKLKGMAIVFSVLLLVTYGFAFIGLQSYTVTHSLQNAFDFNPQHTGIVLAVLLAITFIGGIKRIASVSDLLVPIKTLAYIGVTLYVIGTQIEHVPAMLETIFKSAFGLDPAFAGLLGSAIVMGVKRGVFANEAGLGSAPNVAAVAAVKHPGAQGVVQAFSVFLDTFVICTCTALLILLSGFYTPGFEGDGIVLTQNSLAAVVGDWGRMFVSVALSLFVFTCILYNYYLGENSLQFLSRNRALLMLFRGLVLALVVWGSMQDLSTVFAFADITMTCLAFVNLVALAMLFKVGLRVMRDYDEQRRAGVKQPVFDSSKFADLDLDRNAWPVNPPAVEGNTETAPQGVPAAQR
- a CDS encoding asparaginase, whose amino-acid sequence is MIANSYPAAQHVMVLYTGGTIGMQASANGLAPASGFETRMRDYLHSQPELVVPQWRFREMSPLIDSANMTPAYWQQLREAVVDAVDVQGCDSVLILHGTDTLAYSAAAMSFQLLGLHARVCFTGSMLPAGVTDSDAWENLSGALVALGQGLAPGVHLYFHGELLDPTRCAKVRSFGRHPFQRLERQGGGAKAASIPASLNYNQPRQLANVAVLPLFPGISAEILDGLLDSGIQGLVLECYGSGTGPSDNPQFLASLGRARDNGVVVVAVTQCQEGGVELDVYEAGSRLRGVGVLSGGGMTREAAFGKLHGLIGAGLNTQEVRQLVELDLSGELV